One segment of Massilia sp. Se16.2.3 DNA contains the following:
- the fliR gene encoding flagellar biosynthetic protein FliR: MELVNYLLPLIGALWWPFCRIMALLSSAPAIGEGAVPIPVRALLSMVLAFLMLPLTKGMPMPDPFSLHGVVAMFEQAVIGGVLGFALQFATSAVSMLGFLASSQIGFSMAQMNDPVNGQQSDVISSVLSLVAIFVFFAIDGHLVLASVLGQSFKAWPVGQGLGPLVLQTVALNLGWVFAAAMLLALPIVFSTMVVQIGMGFLNRVAPSLNLFSLGFSLVTVFGLMMLVQLVRFIPEHYIQLTNAVLEMLQQQMKAPHG; the protein is encoded by the coding sequence GTGGAATTAGTCAACTACCTGCTGCCCCTGATCGGCGCGCTGTGGTGGCCGTTCTGCCGCATCATGGCGCTGCTGTCCTCGGCCCCTGCCATCGGTGAGGGCGCGGTACCGATTCCCGTGCGCGCGCTGCTGTCGATGGTGCTGGCCTTCCTGATGCTGCCCCTCACCAAAGGCATGCCGATGCCCGACCCGTTCTCGCTGCACGGCGTGGTCGCCATGTTCGAACAGGCGGTCATCGGCGGCGTGCTGGGCTTCGCCCTGCAGTTCGCCACTTCCGCCGTATCGATGCTGGGCTTCCTGGCCTCGAGCCAGATCGGCTTTTCGATGGCGCAGATGAACGACCCCGTCAACGGCCAGCAGTCCGACGTGATCTCCAGCGTGCTGTCGCTGGTGGCCATCTTTGTCTTCTTCGCCATCGACGGCCACCTGGTGCTGGCCAGCGTGCTGGGGCAGAGCTTCAAGGCCTGGCCGGTGGGGCAGGGCCTGGGGCCGCTGGTGCTGCAGACGGTGGCGCTGAACCTCGGCTGGGTGTTCGCCGCGGCGATGCTCCTCGCCTTGCCGATCGTGTTCTCGACGATGGTCGTGCAGATCGGCATGGGCTTTCTCAACCGCGTGGCACCCTCGCTGAATCTGTTCTCGCTGGGCTTTTCGCTGGTGACCGTATTCGGCCTGATGATGCTGGTGCAGCTGGTGCGCTTCATCCCCGAACACTACATCCAGCTGACCAACGCCGTACTCGAGATGCTGCAACAACAGATGAAGGCACCCCATGGCTGA